One stretch of Halalkalicoccus sp. NIPERK01 DNA includes these proteins:
- the hpt gene encoding hypoxanthine/guanine phosphoribosyltransferase produces MDRLVRSLESAPVVSRGEYDYFVHPVTDGIPAVEAPLLREIAEGIARVADLERVDRILTAESMGIHHATALTLETEIPFSVARKRSYGFETEVAVHQETGYSEGDLYINGIGAGDRVLLVDDVCSTGGTLRALCEALGELGAEPTEVVVVIRRVGDPVDLPVGLTSLVEVDVRDGRVVVHETS; encoded by the coding sequence ATGGACCGGCTCGTCCGCTCCCTCGAGAGCGCGCCCGTCGTCTCGCGCGGGGAGTACGACTACTTCGTCCACCCGGTGACCGACGGCATTCCGGCGGTCGAGGCGCCGTTGCTCCGCGAGATCGCCGAGGGGATCGCTCGCGTCGCGGATCTGGAGCGGGTCGACCGGATCCTCACCGCCGAGTCGATGGGGATCCACCACGCGACGGCGCTCACCCTCGAGACCGAGATCCCCTTCAGCGTCGCCAGAAAGCGCTCCTACGGGTTCGAGACCGAGGTCGCCGTCCACCAGGAGACGGGGTACTCGGAGGGGGATCTCTACATCAACGGGATCGGGGCCGGCGATCGCGTCCTGCTCGTCGACGACGTCTGCTCGACCGGCGGCACCCTCCGGGCGCTGTGTGAGGCGCTCGGCGAACTCGGGGCGGAACCGACGGAGGTCGTCGTCGTGATCCGGCGCGTCGGCGACCCCGTCGACCTCCCGGTGGGGCTCACGTCGCTGGTCGAGGTCGACGTCCGGGACGGACGGGTCGTCGTCCACGAGACGTCCTAG
- a CDS encoding flippase — translation MASEEPFRKLFAGGSVVFVGEMFGLGISFLSALVIGRLLGPEGYGAISLGAAALATVSTVVLLGMHTGVGRYLPRYDDPERRRGVLVSAFQLVLPLSVLSGIGLIVLAEPIAARAFGDPSVVPVLRVFGLAMPFASVEKLSIGGIQGTKRTVPKVLVENVTAHVTRLVLAVIVLRLGYSAAGVAWAYVVGHAAAAGLGTYYLHRDTPLFTRVAAAPMHRELLAFSAPLIVSAIMVKILADIDTFLLGYFVSTADVGVYNVLYPLATMLTVVLASFGFLFVPILSELHAEGDVGEMAHVYRLVTKWIFMASLPIFVVIALFPELLIRYTFGPQYTEGALALSVLAVGFFVHAVVGPNYKTLTAMGHTRLIMLDNAGAAGLNVALNVVLIPRYSYLGAAVATVISYLLLNVAYSVQLYTRSGIHPFSTSLLRPATAAVVAIGGIYALVTSLVTVTLPVFLVLFALFLAIHAVVTLRFGGIEREEIVLVLDLEERLGVDLGPAKTLAKRLL, via the coding sequence ATGGCGAGCGAGGAGCCTTTTCGAAAGCTGTTCGCCGGCGGCAGCGTCGTCTTCGTCGGCGAGATGTTCGGGCTGGGGATCTCGTTTCTCTCCGCGCTCGTCATCGGCCGCCTGCTCGGCCCCGAGGGCTACGGCGCGATCTCGCTCGGCGCCGCGGCGCTCGCGACCGTCTCGACGGTCGTTCTTCTCGGGATGCACACCGGGGTCGGACGGTACCTGCCGCGATACGACGACCCCGAACGGCGACGGGGCGTCCTCGTCTCCGCCTTCCAGCTCGTGCTCCCCCTCTCGGTGCTCTCGGGGATCGGGCTGATCGTCCTCGCCGAACCGATCGCCGCCCGGGCCTTCGGGGATCCGAGCGTCGTCCCCGTCCTGCGGGTGTTCGGCCTCGCCATGCCGTTCGCGTCGGTCGAGAAGCTCTCCATCGGCGGGATTCAAGGGACGAAACGCACCGTCCCGAAGGTGCTCGTCGAGAACGTCACCGCCCACGTCACCCGGCTGGTACTGGCCGTGATCGTCCTCCGACTGGGCTACAGCGCCGCGGGCGTCGCGTGGGCGTACGTCGTCGGCCACGCCGCCGCCGCGGGGCTCGGGACGTACTACCTCCATCGGGACACGCCGCTGTTCACGCGGGTCGCGGCGGCCCCGATGCACCGCGAACTGCTCGCCTTCTCGGCGCCGCTGATCGTCTCGGCGATCATGGTGAAGATCCTCGCCGACATCGACACCTTCCTGCTGGGGTATTTCGTCTCGACCGCCGACGTCGGCGTCTACAACGTGCTCTACCCGCTCGCGACGATGCTGACGGTCGTGCTCGCCTCCTTCGGCTTTCTGTTCGTCCCGATCCTCTCGGAACTGCACGCCGAGGGTGACGTCGGGGAGATGGCCCACGTCTACCGGCTGGTCACGAAGTGGATATTCATGGCGTCGCTGCCGATCTTCGTGGTCATCGCGCTGTTCCCCGAACTGCTGATCCGCTACACGTTCGGCCCGCAGTACACCGAGGGCGCGCTCGCGCTCTCGGTCCTCGCGGTCGGCTTCTTCGTCCACGCGGTCGTCGGCCCGAACTACAAGACGCTGACCGCGATGGGCCACACCCGCCTCATCATGCTCGACAACGCCGGGGCCGCGGGGCTGAACGTCGCGCTCAACGTCGTCCTCATCCCCCGCTACTCGTATCTCGGCGCTGCGGTCGCCACCGTGATCTCCTACCTCCTGCTCAACGTGGCCTACTCGGTCCAACTCTACACCCGGTCCGGCATCCATCCGTTCAGCACGTCGCTCCTGCGACCCGCGACGGCCGCCGTCGTTGCGATCGGCGGAATCTACGCGCTCGTCACATCGCTCGTGACCGTCACGCTCCCGGTGTTCCTCGTGCTGTTCGCGCTCTTTCTCGCGATCCACGCCGTCGTAACCCTCCGCTTCGGCGGGATCGAACGCGAGGAGATCGTCCTCGTCCTCGACCTCGAAGAACGGCTGGGCGTGGATCTCGGTCCGGCCAAGACGCTCGCAAAGCGGCTCCTCTAG
- the ftsY gene encoding signal recognition particle-docking protein FtsY, translated as MFDGLKEKLGRFRDDVEEGAEAADVEGDAETEEMPEEPAEAAAPDAEPEPAGSGEPVDTEEPIEGATAEPGEVTTEPDAAAEPEPGSEEPTTDRSSGGFMHRARSLATGQIVIDPEVIEGPLDDLEFALLESDVEFTVAQEIVSNLRDDLENATRGMTQTVEERIDEALREALLEVISVGQFDFDERIAAAEKPVTIIFTGVNGVGKTTSIAKLSRYLEERGYSTVLANGDTYRAGANEQIREHADRLGTKLISHEQGGDPAAVIYDAVEYAEAHDVDVVLGDTAGRLHTNEGLMDQLEKINRVVGPDMTLFTDEAVAGQDAVQRAKKFNDAAEIDGAILTKADADANGGAAISIAYVTGKPILFLGTGQGYDDVERFDPDWLVDQLLGE; from the coding sequence ATGTTCGACGGGCTGAAAGAGAAGCTCGGGCGCTTCCGTGACGACGTCGAGGAGGGGGCGGAAGCGGCGGACGTCGAGGGGGACGCCGAGACCGAGGAGATGCCCGAAGAGCCGGCCGAGGCCGCAGCACCCGACGCCGAGCCCGAACCGGCCGGTTCGGGCGAACCCGTCGACACCGAGGAACCGATCGAAGGGGCGACGGCCGAACCGGGGGAGGTAACGACCGAACCGGACGCGGCCGCGGAACCCGAACCCGGATCCGAGGAGCCGACGACCGATCGCTCCTCGGGCGGGTTCATGCACCGCGCGAGGTCGCTCGCGACGGGGCAGATCGTCATCGACCCGGAAGTCATCGAGGGGCCGCTCGACGACCTCGAGTTCGCGCTGCTCGAGAGCGACGTCGAATTCACCGTCGCCCAAGAGATCGTCTCGAACCTGCGCGACGACCTCGAGAACGCGACCCGGGGGATGACCCAGACGGTCGAGGAGCGGATCGACGAGGCGCTCCGGGAGGCGCTCTTGGAGGTGATCAGCGTCGGCCAGTTCGACTTCGACGAGCGGATCGCCGCGGCCGAAAAACCCGTCACGATCATCTTTACGGGTGTCAACGGCGTCGGCAAGACCACCTCGATCGCCAAGCTCTCGCGCTACCTCGAGGAGCGCGGCTACTCGACGGTGCTCGCGAACGGCGACACCTACCGTGCGGGCGCCAACGAGCAGATCCGAGAGCACGCCGATCGGCTGGGAACGAAGCTCATCTCCCACGAGCAGGGCGGCGATCCGGCGGCGGTGATCTACGACGCCGTCGAGTACGCCGAGGCCCACGACGTGGACGTGGTGCTCGGCGACACCGCGGGACGGCTCCACACCAACGAGGGGCTGATGGACCAACTCGAGAAGATAAACCGGGTCGTCGGCCCGGACATGACCCTGTTCACCGACGAGGCGGTCGCGGGCCAGGACGCCGTCCAGCGCGCGAAGAAGTTCAACGACGCCGCCGAGATCGACGGCGCGATCCTCACGAAGGCCGACGCCGACGCCAACGGCGGGGCGGCGATCTCGATCGCCTACGTCACCGGCAAGCCCATCCTCTTTCTGGGGACCGGACAGGGCTACGACGACGTCGAGCGGTTCGACCCCGACTGGCTCGTCGATCAACTGCTGGGTGAGTGA
- the pfdA gene encoding prefoldin subunit alpha, whose product MGGTSPELQELSQQLQELDAQQEALEDEVEALQDEQAEITEAVSALESLETGSTVQVPVGGGAYVRATVDDIDEVIVDVGGGFAAEQERDDATETLQTKRNTLSERIDELESEIDELESEIDEVEQRAQQVQQQAQQQAMQQLQQQGNDEQ is encoded by the coding sequence ATGGGCGGCACAAGCCCCGAACTCCAGGAGCTCTCCCAGCAGCTCCAGGAGCTCGACGCCCAGCAGGAGGCGCTCGAAGACGAGGTCGAGGCCCTCCAGGACGAACAGGCCGAGATCACCGAGGCCGTCTCCGCGCTCGAATCGCTCGAGACCGGCTCGACGGTACAGGTGCCGGTCGGCGGCGGCGCGTACGTCCGTGCGACGGTCGACGACATCGACGAGGTGATCGTCGACGTCGGCGGCGGCTTCGCCGCCGAACAGGAACGCGACGACGCGACCGAGACGCTCCAGACCAAACGCAACACGCTCTCCGAGCGGATCGACGAGCTAGAGTCCGAGATCGACGAGCTAGAGTCCGAGATCGACGAGGTCGAACAGCGCGCCCAGCAGGTCCAACAGCAGGCCCAACAGCAGGCGATGCAGCAGCTCCAGCAACAGGGGAACGACGAGCAGTGA
- a CDS encoding translation initiation factor IF-6: MLRTAFFGSSSVGVFARATDDAVLVRNDVEDDLREGLEEELAVPAIPTTIGGSSTVGALCVGNSNGLLVSSRITDAEREAIADVVDLPVTELPGRINAAGNVVLANDSGAYVHPDLSREAVRAVNDGLGVPVERGELAGLRTVGTAAVATNDGVLCHPKATDGELDFLEELLDAYADIGTINYGGPLVGSGLVANAFGYVAGQDTTGPELGRIEDALGYLD, encoded by the coding sequence GTGCTTCGCACCGCCTTTTTCGGGTCGTCGTCGGTCGGCGTCTTCGCCCGTGCGACCGACGACGCGGTCCTCGTGCGCAACGACGTCGAGGACGACCTGCGCGAGGGACTCGAGGAGGAACTCGCGGTCCCGGCGATCCCGACCACGATCGGCGGTTCCTCCACCGTGGGCGCGCTCTGTGTCGGCAACTCGAACGGCCTGCTCGTCAGTAGCCGGATCACCGACGCCGAGCGCGAGGCGATCGCCGACGTCGTCGACCTGCCGGTCACCGAACTGCCGGGGAGGATCAACGCCGCGGGCAACGTCGTGCTCGCGAACGACAGCGGCGCGTACGTCCACCCCGACCTCTCCCGGGAGGCCGTCCGGGCCGTGAACGATGGTCTCGGGGTCCCGGTCGAACGGGGCGAACTCGCGGGTCTCAGAACCGTCGGGACCGCGGCCGTGGCGACGAACGACGGCGTGCTCTGTCACCCGAAGGCGACCGACGGCGAACTCGACTTCCTCGAGGAGCTCCTCGACGCCTACGCCGACATCGGGACGATCAACTACGGCGGGCCGCTCGTCGGCTCCGGCCTGGTGGCGAACGCCTTCGGCTACGTCGCCGGTCAGGACACCACGGGGCCCGAACTCGGGCGAATCGAGGACGCACTGGGCTACCTCGACTAG
- a CDS encoding 50S ribosomal protein L31e, whose protein sequence is MSASDFEERVVTVPLRDAKAQASHERADKAMSIVREHLAKHFSVEEDAVRLDPSINEAVWERGRRKPPSKLRVRAARFTEEGEALVEAELAR, encoded by the coding sequence ATGAGCGCGAGCGACTTCGAGGAGCGCGTGGTGACGGTCCCGCTGCGGGACGCGAAAGCACAGGCCAGCCACGAGCGCGCCGACAAGGCGATGTCGATCGTCCGCGAGCACCTCGCGAAACACTTCTCGGTCGAGGAGGACGCCGTACGTCTGGACCCCTCGATCAACGAGGCGGTCTGGGAACGGGGCCGACGAAAGCCCCCGAGCAAGCTCCGCGTGCGGGCCGCTCGGTTCACCGAGGAGGGCGAGGCGCTCGTCGAGGCCGAGCTCGCCCGATAG
- a CDS encoding 50S ribosomal protein L39e has translation MGKKSKAKKKRLAKLDRQNSRIPAWVMLKTDRDVTRNPKRRNWRRSDTDE, from the coding sequence ATGGGCAAGAAATCGAAGGCGAAGAAGAAGCGCCTGGCGAAGCTGGATCGCCAGAACTCGCGCATCCCCGCGTGGGTGATGCTCAAGACCGACCGCGACGTGACGCGAAACCCCAAGCGGCGAAACTGGCGCCGTAGCGACACCGACGAATAA
- the thpR gene encoding RNA 2',3'-cyclic phosphodiesterase, with protein sequence MRLFVSIDLPEEFAERIAAVQEDLDEAEGIRPTDPTQTHVTLKFLGEIPEDRLPELESALETAVADSDVSPFEAEYGGLGVFPSIEYISVVWIGVRDGTTEMTRLHEAIERETVEMGFDPEDHDFTPHATVARMDHAGGKELVQRLVRERDPTIGRPTVEAVTLKESELGPEGSVYSTVRSYPLDAD encoded by the coding sequence ATGCGCCTGTTCGTCAGCATCGACCTCCCCGAGGAGTTCGCAGAACGGATCGCGGCCGTCCAGGAGGACCTCGACGAGGCGGAGGGGATCCGGCCCACCGATCCGACCCAGACCCACGTCACGCTGAAGTTCCTCGGCGAGATCCCCGAGGACCGCCTGCCCGAACTGGAATCCGCCCTCGAAACCGCCGTCGCCGACTCCGACGTTTCGCCCTTCGAGGCCGAGTACGGCGGCCTCGGCGTCTTTCCCTCGATCGAGTACATCAGCGTCGTCTGGATCGGGGTCCGGGACGGGACGACGGAGATGACCCGCCTCCACGAGGCCATCGAACGCGAGACGGTCGAGATGGGGTTCGATCCCGAGGATCACGACTTCACGCCCCACGCCACGGTCGCGCGGATGGACCACGCCGGCGGCAAGGAACTCGTCCAGCGCCTCGTCCGCGAGCGCGATCCGACCATCGGCCGGCCGACGGTCGAGGCGGTGACGCTGAAAGAGAGCGAACTCGGCCCCGAGGGATCGGTCTACTCGACGGTCCGCTCGTACCCGCTCGACGCCGATTAG
- a CDS encoding tetratricopeptide repeat protein has protein sequence MTDPEDRDHRFSEGQGFSDAYEEFDLDPPELRVDPEKVDPVDSRVLTDLLDEHNVSREDIDVESLVEVGLSYMGINRHEQATTTFERAARFAEDDSLLAQEAWANKGVAHAELEEYDEAIGAYREALRIDDRSEHAAVAETNLAYALWETGKTEQALEHAERAVEIDNRFPQAWYNRGFFLLERGLAEEAVNCFDNAMRLGLRSADLLEEKARAHEELGEDERAEDLAEEAEELRAESEQQLMER, from the coding sequence ATGACCGATCCAGAGGACCGAGACCACCGCTTTTCCGAGGGACAGGGCTTCTCCGACGCCTACGAGGAGTTCGACCTCGATCCCCCCGAACTCCGGGTCGACCCCGAGAAGGTCGATCCCGTCGACTCGCGCGTGCTCACCGACCTGCTCGACGAGCACAACGTCTCGCGCGAGGACATCGACGTCGAGTCGCTGGTCGAGGTCGGCCTCTCGTACATGGGGATCAACCGCCACGAGCAGGCGACCACGACCTTCGAGCGCGCCGCCCGGTTCGCCGAGGACGACTCGCTGCTCGCCCAGGAGGCGTGGGCGAACAAGGGCGTCGCCCACGCCGAACTCGAGGAGTACGACGAGGCGATCGGCGCCTACCGGGAGGCGCTGCGGATCGACGATCGCTCCGAACACGCCGCGGTCGCCGAGACCAACCTCGCGTACGCGCTCTGGGAGACCGGCAAGACCGAGCAGGCGCTCGAACACGCCGAACGCGCCGTCGAGATCGACAACCGCTTCCCGCAGGCGTGGTACAACCGCGGCTTCTTCCTGCTCGAACGCGGTCTCGCCGAGGAGGCGGTCAACTGCTTCGACAACGCGATGCGCCTCGGACTCAGGAGCGCCGACCTGCTCGAGGAGAAGGCCCGCGCCCACGAGGAACTGGGCGAGGACGAACGCGCCGAGGACCTCGCCGAGGAGGCCGAGGAGCTACGCGCCGAGAGCGAACAACAGTTGATGGAGCGATGA
- a CDS encoding DUF424 domain-containing protein gives MIVNERETPKGLLVSVCDREVLGETFENGEVSITVTEEFYGGDEAAESEVAATLARASVANLVGERAVALAIERGHVDETNVLDIDGTPHAQFLRM, from the coding sequence ATGATCGTAAACGAGCGCGAGACCCCGAAGGGGCTGTTGGTCTCGGTCTGCGATCGCGAGGTCCTCGGGGAAACCTTCGAGAACGGCGAGGTCTCGATCACCGTGACCGAGGAGTTCTACGGCGGCGACGAGGCCGCGGAATCGGAGGTCGCGGCGACGCTCGCGCGCGCGAGCGTCGCGAACCTCGTCGGCGAGCGGGCGGTCGCGCTCGCCATCGAACGGGGCCACGTCGACGAGACGAACGTCCTCGACATCGACGGCACGCCCCACGCGCAGTTCCTGCGGATGTGA
- a CDS encoding TatD family hydrolase, which produces MTSFTNRPLGGTPAGETPEPLEIPWIDIHQHTQSLTWNDRERFDLSGARAAVMIAAGYYWAPYRPVSADDVRFLWDDALRRAACFDHRHFYDQYVAVGVHTWAGVEGSEELLAALPDYCADERVVAIGETGIESTHHTVGWGIDEQRDVVREQMHVARETGLPILIHTPGSSKGGLSARYSHSYEEANASFTEPLLGPATAKREAVEIDLELADETGLSDEQVVIDHASPEIVPLVLENTDCYLSFSVSAPWLRGFDPADVASAIEAYGADRIVLDTDLIGAMEHDAFAMKRTIMDLCRLGVDREDVRAIVYENPSKLLGID; this is translated from the coding sequence ATGACGTCGTTTACGAACCGGCCACTCGGCGGTACGCCCGCCGGGGAGACGCCCGAACCGCTCGAGATCCCGTGGATCGACATCCACCAGCACACCCAGTCGCTCACGTGGAACGACAGGGAACGATTCGATCTGAGCGGCGCTCGCGCGGCGGTGATGATCGCCGCGGGCTACTACTGGGCGCCGTATCGCCCCGTCTCGGCCGACGACGTCCGGTTCCTCTGGGACGACGCCCTCCGGCGGGCGGCGTGTTTCGATCACCGGCACTTCTACGACCAGTACGTCGCCGTCGGCGTCCACACCTGGGCCGGCGTGGAGGGGAGCGAGGAACTGCTCGCGGCGCTTCCGGACTACTGTGCGGACGAGCGGGTGGTCGCCATCGGCGAGACGGGAATCGAATCGACCCACCACACGGTCGGGTGGGGGATCGACGAACAGCGCGACGTCGTGCGCGAACAGATGCACGTCGCCCGCGAAACGGGCCTGCCGATCCTGATCCACACCCCCGGATCGAGCAAGGGCGGCCTTTCCGCGAGATATAGCCACAGCTACGAGGAGGCGAACGCGAGCTTCACCGAGCCGTTGTTGGGTCCCGCGACCGCGAAACGCGAGGCCGTCGAGATCGACCTCGAACTCGCGGACGAGACGGGGTTGTCCGACGAGCAGGTCGTGATCGACCACGCGAGCCCCGAGATCGTCCCGCTCGTCCTGGAGAACACGGACTGTTACCTGAGCTTCAGCGTCAGCGCGCCGTGGCTGCGCGGGTTCGACCCCGCCGACGTCGCGAGCGCCATCGAGGCGTACGGAGCCGACAGGATCGTCCTCGACACCGACCTCATCGGCGCGATGGAACACGACGCCTTCGCGATGAAGCGGACGATCATGGACCTGTGTCGTCTCGGCGTCGACCGCGAGGACGTTCGGGCGATCGTCTACGAAAACCCCTCGAAACTCCTCGGGATCGACTGA
- a CDS encoding aminotransferase class V-fold PLP-dependent enzyme, whose amino-acid sequence MGVQESAPLDVERIREDFPILEREFDGNRLVYLDNAATTQTPNQVVDAIAEYYRETNANVHRGIHHLSQEASIRYEEAHDSLAEFVGASGGREEMVFTKNTTEAENLVAYAWGLNELEEGDEVVLTEMEHHASLVTWQQIAKRTGAKVRYVRITDEGELDMEHARELIGEDTRMVSVVHVSNALGTINPVSELADLAHENGSLIFVDGAQAVPNRPVDVEAIDADFYAFSGHKMAGPTGIGCLYGKRAILEGMEPFLYGGEMIRKVTFEDTTWNDLPWKYEAGTPLIAQGIALDRAVEYLEGIGMDRIRAHEEWLTEYALDRLSGFDDIEIYGPKEATERGGLVGFNLEGVHAHDMASIMNDHAVAIRAGDHCTQPLHDKLGVAASARASFYLYNTRDEVDRLVEAVGDARQLFA is encoded by the coding sequence ATGGGAGTTCAGGAATCCGCACCGCTCGACGTCGAACGCATCAGGGAGGACTTCCCGATTCTCGAACGGGAGTTCGACGGCAATCGGCTAGTGTATCTCGACAACGCCGCCACCACGCAGACGCCGAACCAGGTGGTCGACGCGATCGCGGAGTACTACCGGGAAACGAACGCGAACGTCCACCGCGGGATCCACCACCTCAGCCAGGAGGCCTCTATTCGCTACGAGGAGGCCCACGATAGCTTGGCAGAATTCGTCGGCGCCTCGGGCGGGCGCGAGGAGATGGTCTTCACGAAGAACACCACCGAGGCCGAGAACCTCGTCGCCTACGCGTGGGGGCTGAACGAGCTCGAGGAGGGCGACGAAGTCGTCCTCACCGAGATGGAACACCACGCCTCGCTGGTGACGTGGCAACAGATCGCGAAGCGAACGGGCGCGAAAGTGCGCTACGTCCGGATCACCGACGAGGGCGAACTCGACATGGAGCACGCCCGCGAACTCATCGGCGAGGACACCCGAATGGTCTCCGTGGTGCACGTCTCGAACGCGCTCGGGACGATCAACCCCGTGAGCGAACTCGCCGACCTCGCCCACGAGAACGGCTCGCTGATCTTCGTCGACGGCGCACAGGCCGTCCCGAACCGCCCGGTGGACGTCGAGGCGATCGACGCCGACTTCTACGCCTTCTCGGGCCACAAGATGGCCGGCCCCACGGGCATCGGCTGTCTCTACGGGAAGAGGGCGATCCTCGAGGGGATGGAGCCGTTCCTCTACGGCGGCGAGATGATCCGCAAGGTCACGTTCGAGGACACCACCTGGAACGACCTCCCGTGGAAGTACGAGGCCGGCACCCCGCTGATCGCGCAGGGAATCGCCCTCGATAGGGCAGTAGAGTACCTCGAAGGCATCGGCATGGACCGGATCCGCGCCCACGAGGAGTGGCTCACCGAGTACGCCCTCGATCGTCTCTCCGGGTTCGACGACATCGAGATCTACGGGCCGAAGGAGGCCACCGAGCGTGGCGGCCTCGTCGGCTTCAATCTGGAGGGGGTTCACGCCCACGACATGGCCTCGATCATGAACGACCACGCGGTGGCGATCCGCGCGGGCGACCACTGCACCCAGCCGCTGCACGACAAACTCGGCGTCGCGGCCTCCGCGCGGGCCTCCTTCTACCTCTACAACACCCGCGATGAGGTCGATCGGTTGGTGGAGGCGGTCGGCGACGCCCGACAGCTGTTCGCGTGA